The sequence TTGCAAATCAGAATCAACTAATGGTGGGATTCAGAGTGGAAGATATGAAAATAGGTGATGGGGAAGAAGCTCAATCTGGAAAGAAGCTGACTGTTAACTATGTAGGTACCCTTATTGACGGGACAAAGTTTGACAGCTCTTATGATCGAGGCCAGCCTTTTTCTTTTACCCTGGGTGCTGGGCAGGTTATTGAAGGTTGGGAAAAAGGCCTTTTGGGTATGAAAGTTGGTGGTAAAAGAAGGCTATTTATTCCCCCTGAAATGGGTTATGGGGAAAGACAGGTGGGAAACATTCCTCCAAATTCCGCTTTAATCTTTGAGGTTGAGCTTCTTTCGGTTGAGTAGGACAGGGTCGGACCCTGTCCTGATCATTTGTTGTGATATTATTTAATTAATGGATTATCTAAAGTGGTATTATAGCCAGGGAATAAAGATTTTGGTTAAAAAGTGGTTAAATCTGGTTAAATCTGTTTATCGTTATTTTTCTCCTTTACATCTTTTGTCTAGTCTTTTTTCTCCTTGGAAAAGAATGGTTTTAGTTTATGAGACAACAGGATTTAATTTGC comes from Patescibacteria group bacterium and encodes:
- the fkpA gene encoding peptidyl-prolyl cis-trans isomerase; this translates as MEEKQEELKVNVGLLVFLFLIFGAFVAVMIGFGSKGESQIQPSPTPENELKLNLGGQQESVSQVPQNQIANQNQLMVGFRVEDMKIGDGEEAQSGKKLTVNYVGTLIDGTKFDSSYDRGQPFSFTLGAGQVIEGWEKGLLGMKVGGKRRLFIPPEMGYGERQVGNIPPNSALIFEVELLSVE